A region of Culicoides brevitarsis isolate CSIRO-B50_1 chromosome 1, AGI_CSIRO_Cbre_v1, whole genome shotgun sequence DNA encodes the following proteins:
- the LOC134827479 gene encoding large ribosomal subunit protein eL30 isoform X2, whose product MVTAKKQKKALESINARLALVMKSGKYCLGYKQTLKTLRQGKAKLIIIANNTPHLRKSEIEYYAMLAKTGVHHYNGNNIELGTACGKYFRVCTLSITDAGDSDIIRTLPEAQGGTAQSS is encoded by the exons ATGGTTACAGCTAAGAAGCAA aaaaaggcTTTAGAGTCCATCAATGCCCGCTTGGCACTTGTCATGAAATCCGGCAAATACTGCTTGGGATACAAACAAACCTTGAAGACTCTCCGTCAAGGCAAGGCTAAGTTGATCATCATTGCCAACAACACGCCCCACTTGAG AAAATCCGAAATCGAGTATTACGCCATGTTGGCCAAGACCGGTGTCCATCACTACAACGGCAACAACATCGAATTGGGAACTGCCTGCGGTAAATATTTCCGTGTCTGCACCCTCTCGATCACCGATGCCGGAGATTCTGACATCATCAGAACGTTGCCAGAGGCTCAAGGAGGCACTGCCCAATCCAGCTAA
- the LOC134827480 gene encoding very-long-chain (3R)-3-hydroxyacyl-CoA dehydratase 2, with translation MSSKPSTSRAGNAEVKVKKGPSPLVKAYLILYNAVQVVGWSYMLYQLFAFYTIDKQEKLSLWEYLKWTVMIFQNLAVLEIFHAASGIVPSNVVITTFQVFSRVMVVCGVVWATPTGQVSPGLPLALLAWCITEIIRYGYYALSLLNAVPHLLVWFRYTTFIVLYPIGVTGELLCFYWAQSYVRETKLWSVEMPNPWNFTFSYFYFLWIVMLGYIPIFPHLYLHMFAQRKKILGGGGNKKKQ, from the exons atgtcatcaaaacCGAGCACATCGCGAGCTGGAAATGCCGAAGTGAAAGTTAAGAAGGGACCTTCGCCACTAGTGAAAGCTTACCTGATCTTGTACAATGCCGTTCAAGTTGTCGG atggAGTTACATGCTGTATCAGCTCTTCGCCTTCTACACAATCGATAAACAAGAGAAATTATCACTATGGGAGTATCTGAAATGGACAGTGatgattttccaaaatttagcTGTTTTGGAA atCTTCCATGCCGCATCAGGAATCGTTCCCAGTAACGTCGTAATTACAACTTTCCAAGTTTTTTCTCGTGTCATGGTCGTTTGTGGCGTCGTTTGGGCCACGCCAACAGGTCAAGTCTCTCCTGGATTGCCATTGGCGTTGCTCGCTTGGTGCATTACTGAGATTATCCGTTACGGATATTACGCTCTCAGTCTCTTGAATGCCGTTCCTCACCTTCTAGTCTGGTTTAG atatACCACATTTATCGTTCTTTATCCAATCGGCGTCACGGGTGAACTTTTGTGCTTCTACTGGGCCCAAAGTTATGTGCGCGAAACAAAATTATGGAGTGTCGAGATGCCAAATCCGtggaatttcacattttcgtacttttACTTCTTGTGGATCGTGATGCTCGGTTACATTCCAATCTTCCCGCATTTGTATTTGCACATGTTCGCGCAGCGCAAAAAGATTCTCGGGGGCGGAGGTAACAAGAAGAAGCAATAA
- the LOC134828078 gene encoding tubulin glycylase 3B-like, with product MDLNSNKSPKKYKYVKKFVRRKSAVAADAAATTDEFKQKMRYYKRRVEYAIARGKVYRVIGNVGIGRIRLELHKRGFIEVVSNNWENTLVALPESELFLKISPNNEYERALLTKLLGEREPDFLWINRTSSFNVYQYVPIMNKINIMTCNFVVKDGLCELIDRFRSNYPQRITEINHPRTFSVTSENYFQRFRVDYRLTIATSTILFISYKKDPGNFFGTDGELSLASLDFALNVIEKFLKRKSILINNEDSDSVQWDELSKVLNSLVEENGKFKIGEDPIFLETITTKVKNASESILKEWPWRKHDGYTNVWLIKPARTGEGAGIFLSRDETAIRDFILRHKYKPFVIQKYLERPLLCYRTKFDFRHYFLVTIDNNYLRAWSHSTACTIKFASEPFSLKDFSEARHITNTAVQMKFAKVSHPYLPQHHMWSLGAFILYLNSSDKGYLWKDYIYPRMVRTIQTIVEASMENIELKPGRFELFGCDWMLTNDFKPYLLEINRCPSLEYYSPVSEIVVGKVTEDLVKVTVDYLKDKTASTGDFELIFKRRLPEPPEKDEDDEWLM from the exons atgGATTTAAACTCCAATAAATCacccaaaaaatacaaatacgTGAAAAAATTCGTGCGTCGAAAGAGTGCAGTAGCAGCAGACGCCGCGGCAACTACAGACgagttcaaacaaaaaatgcgaTACTACAAACGTCGAGTCGAGTATGCAATAGCTCGAGGAAAAGTCTATCGCGTCATCGGTAATGTTGGCATCGGTAGAATTCGATTGGAACTTCACAAACGCGGATTTATCGAAGTTGTTTCCAATAACTGGGAAAATACTTTAGTGGCTTTACCCGaatctgaattatttttgaaaatttccccGAATAACGAGTACGAAAGAGCACTTTTGACCAAACTCTTGGGCGAACGAGAACCGGATTTTTTATGGATCAACAGAACAAGTTCCTTCAACGTGTATCAATATGTCCCgataatgaacaaaattaacatCATGACGTGTAATTTCGTAGTAAAAGACGGATTATGCGAGTTAATTGACAGATTTCGAAGCAATTATCCTCAACGAATCACGGAAATAAATCATCCTCGAACATTTAGTGTTACAAGtgagaattattttcaaaggTTTAGGGTCGATTATCGACTTACCATCGCTACAAGTACAATATTGTTCATTTCCTACAAAAAAGATCCAGGAAACTTTTTTGGAACTGATGGAGAATTGTCGTTAGCTTCACTTGACTTTGCCCTGAATGTCATTGAGAAAtttctgaaaagaaaatcgattttgataaataatgagGACTCGGATTCGGTTCAATGGGATGAATTATCAAAGGTTCTAAATTCCTTAGTTGAAGAAAATGGTAAATTCAAAATAGGCGAAGACCCAATTTTTTTGGAGACAATTACAACAAAGGTGAAAAATGCTTCGGAATCTATACTTAAAGAGTGGCCATGGCGAAAACATGATGGCTATACCAACGTTTGGCTCATAAAACCCGCCAGAACAGGTGAAGGTGCCGGAATTTTCCTTTCGCGAGATGAAACAGCCATCCGAGATTTCATTTTGCGACACAAATACAAACCTTTTGTGATTCAAAAGTACCTTGAACGTCCCTTGCTTTGTTATCGCACCAAATTCGACTTTCGTCATTACTTCCTTGTCACAATCGACAACAACTATCTCCGGGCTTGGAGTCATTCAACGGCCTGTACCATCAAATTCGCCTCCGAACCCTTCAGTTTGAAGGATTTCAGTGAAGCACGACACATCACCAACACTGCGGTCCAAATGAAATTCGCAAAAGTATCGCATCCGTACTTGCCACAGCATCACATGTGGAGTCTCGGCGCCTTTATTTTGTATCTAAACAGTTCCGACAAGGGATACTTGTGGAAAGATTACATTTACCCGCGAATGGTGCGAACGATCCAAACCATCGTTGAAGCGAGCATGGAAAATATTGAACTGAAACCGGGTAGATTTGAGTTGTTCGGGTGCGATTGGATGTTGACGAATGATTTTAAGCCATATTTGTTGGAAATTAATCGATGTCCCTCGTTGGAATACTATTCGCCAGTTAGTGAAATTGTGGTTGGTAAAGTCACGGAAGATTTGGTGaaag tgaCTGTCgattatttaaaagataaaacaGCGTCAACGGGTGATTTTGAACTGATTTTTAAGAGAAGACTTCCAGAGCCGCCAGAAAAAGATGAAGATGACGAATGGTTGATGTAG